The genomic window GGCACAAATTGCTAAACTAAAAGGCGACTCTGTTTCAGCTTTAAAACTCTCCAAACAAGCATTTGAAAAAGAACGTTTAGCAGCAGAATTAATCGTCAATAATCTGGTAGCAGAACCTACACGTTCAGTATTACATCGTAGTGCCGCAACCTTAGCGATTGACTGTGGAGAAATTGCAGCAGCAGAACGTTTAATTGCCATAGTTTTATCAGGAAATCCGCCTCAAGAGATTGCCGAAGAACTCAAAGATTTATTTGTGCAGATTAATATTGATAAATATTTTGCACGTCGTGGTATTGAATTTGATTCAGCTAAACTATAATTATGGATGATATGAAATACAATAATGTAAAACTATATAAGAAAGAAATACATGACCAAAGAAAAAAGGATACAAGCCCCTAAATTTATTTATGGAGAAGAAAAAAGTGAAACAGCATTAATTCAAGCCCCCGGATTTATCCGTGGGGTATTTAATTTTGAATTTTGTTAGCGCAGCGTTAGCGAGTCCGCGAGCGTCATTTTGAATTTTGAATTGGAGCGAAGCGACTTGACACTGAAATATCTGATAGATGAAAATGTCAATCCTCTATATCCAAATCAAATTAAACTAAAAGAACCTGAGATAATCTATATTTATTGATTAATAAAGATGAGTTTAGTCATTTCTGATGAGATTGTTAAAGCAAGTGGATTATCAGAAATATAATTAATTATAGCCAAAAAATAAGAATTGCTTGATAAAATAGTTAGGGATATTTTAGAACACAGGATTAATAAAAATAATGTCTGAAAAAGCCACTACTGAATATAGACATATCCTAGTTGATGAAAATAATGTTCCTTACATTACAGGAACATCAATGAAAGTTGTGGAGTTAGTTACTTCTATTCATGCTTATGGTTGGAGTCCAGAAGAATTACATTTCCAGTATCCACATCTGACTATGAGCCAGATTTACTCTGCTTTAGCCTATTATTGGGAACATAAGGCAGAAATTGATACTGATATGCAGCGACGCTTTGATTATGCAGAAGAATTACGTTTAGAAGCCGGAGAATCCCCCTTATCGAAAAGACTCCGTGCAGAAGGATTAATTAAATGAGTGTTGCTCTTTATATCGATGAAAATGTTCATCGAGGAATTACAAATGGATTACGGTTACGGGATGTAGATGTATTAACAGTACAAGAAGATGGGCGCACTGGCTTTCCTGATCCACTTATACTTGAACGTGCAACAGAACTTGAGCGCGTTTTATTTTCCCAAGATGAAGATTTTCTAGCTGAGGCTAACTGTCGTCAAGCCAAACAAATAAACTTTGCTGGTGTGATTTATGCCCATAAACTCAGAGTTTCTGTAGGTGATTGTATTCGTGATTTAGAAATTATTGCTAAAACTGCATATCTTGAGGAATTAAAGAATCGTGTTCAATATTTACCTTTATAAGTTGGTGAACAGACGTAACACAGATAATGGTAATAGGTTTGTACCTATTACCATTATCTATTACCTATTTGCTAAATATTGATACATCTGCCAACGGGAATCAACTTCAGCTTGTGCTTGTTCTAGCAGTGTTTTAGCAACTTCTGGTTTACTCTTGGTGAGCATTTTGAAGCGATTTTCTTGGTACATGGATGGCTCTACTGATTGAGTAGGCGATCGCATATCTAACTGTAAGGGATTTTTGCCCTGTTCTCGCAACAATGGATTATGACGATACAATAACCAGCGTCCTGATTCTACCAGGGTTTTTTGATGGTTCATCCCGGTGGTCATGTTGATGCCGTGGGCGATGCAATGACTGTATGCAATAATCAATGATGGCCCGTCAAAGGCTTCAGCTTCTAAAAATGCCTTGAGTGTTTGGTCATCTTTTGCACCTAACGCTACACTCGCTACGTAAACATTACCGTAATTCATCGCCATTAAACCCAAGTCTTTCTTCGGCGCAGGCTTACCACTGGCGGCGAATTTGGCGACGGCGGCGCGGGGGGTGGCTTTGGAAGATTGACCGCCAGTGTTGGAATATACTTCTGTATCCATGACTAAAATATTGACGTTGCGACCACTGGCTAATACATGGTCAATACCACCAAAGTCAATATCATAAGCCCAACCATCACCGCCGACAATCCAGACGCTTTTTTTCACTAAGTAATCAGCAAGGGATTTGAGATTGTGGATTTTGGATTTGAGATTGGGGTCAAAAGTCTGGATTTTATCCAACTGTTGCTTTAACAACTCTACGCGATCGCGCTGTTCCCAAATCTCAGTCTCGGTTTTTTGTTCGGCTTTGAGGAGGGAATTAACTAAATTATCCCCTACTTCGGTGCTGAACTGTTGTAATAGTTCCGCCGCGAATTCTGTTTGCTTGTCTAGTGAGAGACGGTAGCCAAAACCAAATTCGGCGTTATCTTCAAATAAACTATTCGACCATGCGGGGCCTCTACCATCGGCGTTTTTCGTCCACGGGGTGGTAGGGAGATTTCCGCCGTAAATGGAAGAACAACCTGTGGCGTTAGCAATAACTGCGCGATCGCCAAATAGTTGTGTTAATAATTTTAGATAAGGTGTCTCACCACAACCAGCACAAGCACCGGAAAATTCAAATAATGGTTCTTGCAGTTGTTGTTGGCGAATTTGGTTGAGTTTTAAATATCGTCTGTCTGGGTTGGGTAAACTCAAGAAGAAATCCCAATTTTCTCTTTCCTGTTCCCGTAAAGGTAGCTGCTGCCCCATGTTAATCGCTTTCTGGGATGGCTCAGTTTTATTTTTGGCTGGGCAGACATTTACACAAATAGCGCAGCCTGTACAGTCTTCTGGGGCTACCTGGATGGTAAATTTTTGGTTGGCGAAGTCTTTATCTTTGGCGTTGACTGATTTGAAGGTAGACGGCGCATTGACTAACTCACTCGGCTGATAAACCTTGGCGCGAATCGCTGCGTGGGGACACACCATTACACACTTACTACACTGAACGCAGATATCTGTTTCCCATACGGGGATTTCTTCAGCAACGTTACGTTTTTCCCATTTCGCTGTGCCTGTAGGAAATGTCCCATCTGGTGGTAATGTACTGACAGGTAAGTCATCACCTTGCCACACCATAATTTTACCCAGAACATCCTGTACAAATGCCGGGACGCTGCTGGGAAAGGGGCTTTGGGTAGACTGTTCTTCATCTATCCATTTCCCTTTTTC from Nostoc sp. UHCC 0870 includes these protein-coding regions:
- a CDS encoding DUF5615 family PIN-like protein; amino-acid sequence: MSVALYIDENVHRGITNGLRLRDVDVLTVQEDGRTGFPDPLILERATELERVLFSQDEDFLAEANCRQAKQINFAGVIYAHKLRVSVGDCIRDLEIIAKTAYLEELKNRVQYLPL
- a CDS encoding DUF433 domain-containing protein, which codes for MSEKATTEYRHILVDENNVPYITGTSMKVVELVTSIHAYGWSPEELHFQYPHLTMSQIYSALAYYWEHKAEIDTDMQRRFDYAEELRLEAGESPLSKRLRAEGLIK